The region TATGGCAAAATTAAACGCTCCTGAAGCAGAAGTTGGGCTTATAGGACTTGGAGTTATGGGAAAAAGTCTTGCGCTAAACCTGCTTTCAAAAAATATTGAAGTTTCGGTTTTTAATAGGCATATTACGGGAAAAGAGGAAGATGTGGCAAAAGATTTTGTTCAGCAAAATGCCGAAAAATATACCTTTCAGGGTTTTGATGATTTAAAGGAATTCGTTTCCTCCCTAAAACGTCCCAGGAAAATATTATTGATGGTAAATGCCGGCGCCGCGGTTGATGCCGTGATTGAAAGTTTACTTCCTCTTTTGGAAAAAGGCGATATCATTACCGATGGCGGAAATTCACATTATAAAGATACTTTTAAACGTGAACTGGCTTTAAGAGAAAATGGAATTGATTTTATTGGCTGCGGAATATCGGGTGGGGAAGAAGGCGCCTTAAAAGGCCCATCAATTATGCCGGGTGGCTCTGCAGAAGCTTATAAACAAATGGGGCCATTTTTGAAAACAATTGCGGCCAAAGATAAAAACGGAAATCCTTGCTGTACGCATATAGGAGAAGATGGTGCGGGTCATTTTGTAAAGATGGTTCACAACGGTATTGAATATGGTGAAATGCAGCTAATTGCTGAAATCTATCATTTTCTCAGGTTTTATACGAAATCGAGTCCGGAAGCGATTGCAGATCTTTTTGAATCCTGGAACAAAGAAATGAAAAGTTACTTACTGGAAATTTCCATAGATATTCTTCGAAAAAAAGAAAACAGCGGTTTTCTCATTGACAAAATTTTAGATGCAGCGAAACAGAAGGGAACTGGTGGTTGGTCTACTAATGCTGCCCTGGAGCTAGGAGTACCTTTAGATACCATTACCGCAGCGGTTTTGGCGAGGAATATTTCAGGAATGAAAAATTTTCGGGTAGAAGCTTCAAATTTATATAATATTACAAATAATCAGGATGGAAATATAGAAGAGATTAAAGATGAAATGTTCCTGGCTTATAAAACGGCCAGTATAATTAACCACGCGATAGGCTATGATCTTTTGCGGGTTGCTTCGGTAGAATATAACTGGAAGCTTAATTTATCTGAAATTTCCCGGGTTTGGACCAACGGCTGTATCATTAGATCTGGTTTAATGGAAGAATTGGTGGATATTTTTG is a window of Salegentibacter salegens DNA encoding:
- the gndA gene encoding NADP-dependent phosphogluconate dehydrogenase, whose amino-acid sequence is MAVYIVMGVSGSGKTTIGKLLAKDLNLSFYDADDFHPPENVEKMKNGIPLQDEDRKGWLAVLAENIQKWNKQDGAVLACSALKEKYRKQLTSIPEKDLKWIFLWAEFDVILKRLKNRKSHYFKPEMLTSQFETLEEPNCGIRINVNTSEENILKEIMAKLNAPEAEVGLIGLGVMGKSLALNLLSKNIEVSVFNRHITGKEEDVAKDFVQQNAEKYTFQGFDDLKEFVSSLKRPRKILLMVNAGAAVDAVIESLLPLLEKGDIITDGGNSHYKDTFKRELALRENGIDFIGCGISGGEEGALKGPSIMPGGSAEAYKQMGPFLKTIAAKDKNGNPCCTHIGEDGAGHFVKMVHNGIEYGEMQLIAEIYHFLRFYTKSSPEAIADLFESWNKEMKSYLLEISIDILRKKENSGFLIDKILDAAKQKGTGGWSTNAALELGVPLDTITAAVLARNISGMKNFRVEASNLYNITNNQDGNIEEIKDEMFLAYKTASIINHAIGYDLLRVASVEYNWKLNLSEISRVWTNGCIIRSGLMEELVDIFENSNNHLLMNSDIISEIKGSQAALSKTVGISLQAGYAVPVLSAATNYFLNFTSAQNAANMIQSQRDYFGAHTYERTDKPRGDFFHTQWKNNN